Proteins from a genomic interval of Kribbella aluminosa:
- a CDS encoding MerR family transcriptional regulator: MFAIGEFARHGRVSVRMLRHYDAIGLLRPAYVDPATGYRSYTAAQLADLNRIVALKDLGFSLDQVDKMIADNLGPTELRAMLTMRRAQLETGLAESYARLAQVESRLRGLEADVPANDIVVKELPAVRLVGLTTTAASFTPDDITPVVHPLCAELGRRLPHADVHPAGRLTCLYEQQTDIVVRATVPAAVDAEGNLNGLDVIDLPATQAATLVHRGPIDQVLPSWQALARWLEDNGRRAAEPARELYLDTPENPQDWVTELQQPFTTG, encoded by the coding sequence ATGTTCGCAATCGGGGAGTTCGCACGGCACGGCCGGGTATCGGTCCGGATGCTGCGGCACTACGACGCGATCGGGCTGCTGCGGCCGGCGTACGTCGATCCCGCGACCGGGTACCGCAGCTACACCGCCGCCCAGCTCGCCGACCTGAACCGGATCGTCGCGCTGAAGGACCTCGGGTTCTCGCTCGATCAGGTCGACAAGATGATTGCCGACAATCTCGGCCCGACCGAGCTGCGCGCGATGCTCACGATGCGACGCGCACAACTGGAGACCGGCCTGGCCGAGAGCTATGCGCGACTCGCCCAGGTCGAGTCGCGGCTCCGCGGCCTGGAGGCAGATGTCCCAGCCAACGACATCGTCGTCAAGGAGCTGCCCGCAGTACGTCTGGTCGGCCTGACCACAACGGCGGCGAGCTTCACGCCCGACGACATCACGCCCGTGGTACACCCGCTGTGCGCGGAACTCGGCCGCCGGTTGCCGCACGCCGACGTACATCCGGCCGGCCGTCTCACCTGCCTGTACGAGCAGCAGACGGACATCGTCGTACGCGCAACAGTCCCGGCCGCGGTCGATGCCGAAGGCAACCTCAACGGACTCGACGTGATCGACCTACCGGCGACGCAAGCGGCAACGCTCGTCCACCGCGGACCCATCGACCAGGTACTTCCGTCCTGGCAGGCACTCGCCCGCTGGCTCGAAGACAACGGCAGACGTGCCGCGGAACCGGCTCGAGAGCTCTACCTCGACACGCCGGAGAACCCGCAGGACTGGGTCACCGAGCTGCAGCAACCGTTCACAACCGGCTGA
- a CDS encoding DUF3830 family protein, which yields MKHLTVSLDKRGVSCVAKLLDDVAPRTCAAVWDALPLSAPVFHGKYARNEIYTLLPGFAPDPGKENTTITPIPGDLCWFSFDSDDLGNPAYGYENTTGTGTTGAIVDLAVFYGRNNLLINGDQGWVPGNVFGAVTENLAEFAAACQDLWMGGARGETLSFSRL from the coding sequence ATGAAGCACCTCACGGTCAGCCTGGACAAGCGCGGCGTGAGCTGCGTGGCGAAACTGCTCGACGACGTCGCGCCGCGGACGTGTGCAGCGGTGTGGGATGCGCTGCCGCTGTCGGCGCCGGTGTTCCACGGGAAGTACGCGCGGAACGAGATCTACACGTTGCTGCCCGGGTTCGCGCCCGACCCGGGGAAGGAGAACACGACGATCACGCCGATCCCGGGGGACCTGTGCTGGTTCTCGTTCGACTCCGACGATCTCGGGAATCCGGCGTACGGCTACGAGAACACGACCGGTACGGGTACGACGGGTGCGATTGTCGACCTTGCCGTCTTCTACGGGCGGAACAACCTGCTGATCAACGGTGATCAGGGCTGGGTGCCCGGGAACGTGTTCGGGGCCGTCACTGAGAACCTCGCCGAGTTCGCCGCGGCGTGCCAGGACCTGTGGATGGGTGGCGCGCGCGGGGAGACGCTGTCGTTCAGCCGGTTGTGA
- a CDS encoding amidase family protein encodes MTSEVGDALSDTIDRIAATGAKIVDSWPDGVDPDEQAEEFSRQVELFFALHGGEPTTMTVDQLLTTERNRLAARAKWQRYFEDIDVFLCPTSFTVAFPHGSTTIDGRPYEAQVFWIAHASLTGHPALSMPIGRTATGLPTAAQVIGPWHEDDTAITFAELLAQHLGSR; translated from the coding sequence GTGACGAGCGAAGTCGGTGACGCGCTGTCCGACACGATCGACCGGATCGCCGCGACCGGCGCGAAGATTGTCGACAGTTGGCCGGACGGCGTCGACCCGGACGAACAGGCCGAGGAGTTCAGCCGCCAGGTCGAACTGTTCTTCGCGCTCCACGGCGGCGAGCCGACCACGATGACCGTCGACCAACTGCTCACCACCGAGCGCAACCGTCTGGCCGCCAGGGCGAAGTGGCAGCGGTACTTTGAGGACATCGACGTGTTCCTGTGCCCGACGAGCTTCACCGTCGCGTTCCCGCACGGTTCGACAACGATCGACGGGCGCCCGTACGAAGCGCAGGTGTTCTGGATCGCTCACGCCTCGCTGACCGGCCATCCCGCGCTCAGCATGCCGATCGGCCGTACGGCGACCGGCCTCCCCACGGCGGCTCAGGTGATCGGCCCGTGGCACGAGGACGACACCGCGATCACCTTCGCCGAACTCCTCGCTCAACACCTCGGATCGCGCTAG
- a CDS encoding amidase family protein produces the protein MFTAGEIAERIRTGQVTSREVTEELLGRIAADTEVNAVVEIRREYALTAADRADAARVAQPEKPLEGCGLGPLHGVPVTVKDCFDVAGMHTTWGNPAFADYVADEDAVVVKKLQRAGAQIVGKTNVHTMLGDFGQTANEIYGRTNNPADVTRTPGGSSGGAAAALAAGLTYLEYGSDLVGSIRLPAAYCGVYGLKPTNGLVPQGGFQVPGTPYVPSEMPILSTIGPLARSAADLRIALRATAGPRGAVHLRPRSPTAPRPEGLSRRHRHRSPGSTGDERSR, from the coding sequence ATGTTCACAGCTGGAGAGATTGCGGAGCGGATTCGTACGGGGCAGGTGACGTCGCGGGAGGTCACCGAGGAGCTACTCGGCCGGATCGCGGCTGACACCGAGGTCAATGCGGTCGTCGAGATACGGCGCGAGTACGCGCTGACCGCCGCGGATCGCGCCGACGCAGCACGGGTCGCCCAGCCGGAAAAGCCGCTTGAGGGGTGTGGGCTAGGGCCGCTGCATGGGGTTCCGGTGACGGTGAAGGACTGTTTTGACGTTGCCGGGATGCATACGACGTGGGGTAATCCGGCGTTCGCTGACTACGTCGCGGACGAGGACGCGGTTGTCGTGAAGAAGTTGCAGCGGGCCGGAGCGCAGATTGTCGGCAAGACGAATGTTCACACGATGCTTGGCGACTTCGGGCAGACGGCGAACGAGATCTACGGGCGGACCAACAACCCTGCCGACGTGACCCGCACACCGGGCGGCTCGTCCGGTGGTGCGGCGGCGGCGCTTGCGGCGGGGCTTACGTATCTCGAGTACGGATCCGACCTGGTCGGGTCGATTCGTTTGCCGGCGGCGTACTGCGGTGTCTACGGGCTGAAGCCCACCAACGGGCTCGTCCCGCAAGGCGGATTCCAGGTGCCGGGGACGCCGTACGTCCCCAGTGAAATGCCCATATTGTCAACAATCGGACCGCTCGCCCGCTCTGCCGCGGACCTGCGGATCGCGCTCCGCGCCACCGCCGGCCCCCGAGGCGCCGTACACCTACGACCTCGCAGCCCCACGGCACCGCGCCCTGAAGGACTATCGCGTCGGCATCGTCACCGATCACCCGGCAGCACCGGTGACGAGCGAAGTCGGTGA